One stretch of Natronobacterium gregoryi SP2 DNA includes these proteins:
- a CDS encoding phosphoribosyltransferase, producing the protein MSDLPDDFDCTITNWEYIYSLCRDVSDDVRSDEFEPDVVVALARGGWFAGRCLCDFLGLDDLTSLKMEHYVGTAEKSGEPTVRYPMPEGSVEGKDVLIIDDIADTGGSIERAHEYVDDRDAGEVRTATLQLLGTSEYEPDYVGERLEDWTWVVYPWNFIEDMVDLVSGTMDQATEASFTQEEIRHSLSEVHGINRIEMEIAQPDRLSEVLTEMERRGVVESTEDGKWTLADD; encoded by the coding sequence GAGTACATTTACAGCCTCTGTCGGGACGTCAGCGACGACGTCCGTTCCGACGAGTTCGAACCTGACGTCGTCGTCGCGCTCGCCCGTGGCGGTTGGTTCGCTGGTCGGTGTCTCTGTGACTTCCTCGGGCTGGACGATCTGACGAGTCTGAAGATGGAACACTACGTCGGTACCGCCGAGAAGTCCGGTGAGCCGACCGTCCGCTACCCGATGCCGGAAGGCAGCGTCGAGGGGAAAGACGTGCTGATCATCGACGACATCGCAGACACCGGCGGCTCGATCGAACGCGCTCACGAGTACGTCGACGACCGTGACGCCGGCGAGGTCCGCACCGCGACGCTGCAACTGCTCGGCACCAGCGAGTACGAGCCCGACTACGTCGGCGAACGGCTCGAGGACTGGACCTGGGTCGTCTACCCTTGGAACTTCATCGAAGACATGGTCGATCTCGTCTCCGGCACGATGGACCAGGCGACAGAAGCGTCGTTCACCCAAGAGGAGATCCGCCACTCCCTCTCGGAAGTGCACGGAATCAACCGTATCGAGATGGAGATCGCCCAGCCAGATCGACTCTCCGAGGTGCTCACGGAGATGGAACGACGAGGCGTCGTCGAGTCGACCGAGGACGGGAAGTGGACGCTGGCAGACGACTAA